A region from the Paenarthrobacter aurescens genome encodes:
- a CDS encoding carboxylesterase, producing the protein MKMLPDFSPFHSSWTGAGPRVGVVLSHGFTGSPHSVRPWAQHLAAAGYAVRLPLLPGHGTTWQDMAKRSWREWHRAVDEAYLELASECDYVFSAGLSMGGTLALRIAATRPVAGTVVVNPGLVLDDPRAVIVAALKYVVKTTPSIANDILKPDQDEGAYARTPVAAAHQLKKMYKDTAAILPRISSPVRVYKSTVDNVISTASLEFLKSRVQAPVEVNYLHNSRHVATLDHDAPEIFDGSVEFIQKTVAALAGHGLSPAKDTAHEQA; encoded by the coding sequence ATGAAAATGCTCCCGGATTTTTCGCCGTTCCACAGCAGCTGGACGGGGGCCGGGCCGCGCGTCGGCGTGGTCCTGTCCCATGGGTTTACCGGAAGCCCGCACAGCGTCAGGCCGTGGGCCCAGCACCTTGCCGCAGCCGGCTATGCCGTCAGGCTGCCTTTGTTGCCCGGGCACGGCACCACCTGGCAGGACATGGCCAAGCGCTCGTGGCGGGAGTGGCACCGTGCCGTGGACGAGGCCTACCTCGAACTGGCTTCCGAGTGCGATTACGTCTTCTCAGCAGGCTTGTCCATGGGTGGGACCCTGGCCTTGCGCATCGCCGCCACCCGTCCCGTTGCCGGCACGGTGGTGGTCAATCCGGGGCTGGTCCTGGATGATCCCCGGGCCGTGATCGTCGCTGCCCTCAAATATGTGGTGAAGACTACGCCGTCCATCGCCAATGACATTCTCAAACCGGATCAGGACGAAGGCGCCTACGCCCGGACCCCTGTAGCAGCCGCTCACCAACTGAAAAAGATGTACAAGGATACTGCGGCCATACTGCCCCGCATCAGCTCCCCCGTCCGGGTGTACAAATCCACGGTGGACAACGTCATCTCCACTGCGAGCCTGGAATTCCTCAAGTCCCGGGTGCAGGCGCCCGTTGAGGTGAACTACCTCCACAACAGCCGCCATGTTGCCACCTTGGATCATGACGCACCGGAGATCTTTGACGGGTCAGTCGAGTTTATTCAAAAGACCGTAGCGGCCCTGGCCGGTCACGGGCTTTCCCCTGCAAAGGACACAGCCCATGAACAGGCCTGA
- a CDS encoding alpha/beta hydrolase: protein MTERNQPATQLAFHYPGHGPNASIGVAICHGFTGSPLTVLPWAEYLAKQGFAVSAPLLPGHGTSWQDLASTRWQDWYRAFEQSYVELAGKTKSCFVAGLSMGGAVALQVASRHDVPGVVLVNPGLSFYDPRVRYIGALKYVMRTTTPIVEDNPSPATAETGDYSKTSLQSVHELKKLFRAATRGLPNVVAPVLVFKSSVDEVIPPSSLATISKHVDSSRLKVVTLPRSAHVATLDVDAPTIFEESAGFFRQHAGDRVASESS from the coding sequence ATGACGGAACGCAACCAACCCGCCACGCAACTCGCCTTCCACTACCCCGGACATGGACCCAACGCTTCCATTGGAGTGGCAATCTGCCACGGCTTCACAGGAAGCCCTCTGACAGTCCTTCCGTGGGCAGAATATTTGGCAAAGCAGGGCTTCGCTGTATCTGCGCCCCTCCTTCCAGGGCATGGCACAAGCTGGCAGGATCTTGCAAGCACGAGGTGGCAGGACTGGTACCGGGCCTTTGAGCAGAGCTATGTGGAGCTCGCCGGGAAGACGAAGTCCTGCTTTGTGGCGGGCTTGTCCATGGGTGGAGCCGTAGCTCTCCAGGTAGCCTCCCGCCATGACGTTCCGGGGGTTGTCCTGGTGAACCCGGGGCTGAGTTTCTATGACCCCCGCGTGAGGTACATCGGGGCTTTGAAGTACGTGATGCGTACAACCACCCCCATAGTGGAGGACAACCCCTCACCGGCAACGGCTGAAACCGGGGACTATTCAAAAACATCACTGCAGTCGGTCCACGAACTCAAGAAACTTTTCCGTGCAGCTACCCGCGGCCTGCCGAACGTGGTGGCTCCAGTCCTGGTCTTCAAGTCCTCCGTGGACGAAGTCATCCCGCCGAGTTCTCTGGCCACCATCAGCAAGCACGTTGATTCATCCCGCCTGAAAGTTGTTACGCTTCCGCGCAGTGCGCACGTTGCCACCCTTGATGTTGATGCGCCCACGATTTTTGAAGAATCGGCCGGCTTTTTCCGCCAGCACGCCGGTGACAGAGTAGCCTCAGAGTCATCATGA
- a CDS encoding lysophospholipid acyltransferase family protein, whose protein sequence is MFYWVMKRIFLGPVLKLLFRPWVKGLDNVPESGAAILASNHLSFSDSIFLPLMVHRPVIFLAKSEYFTGKGLKGRLTALFFRLSNQLPMDRSGGAASEMSLQAGRDVLNSGGLLGIYPEGTRSPDARLYRGKVGVARLALQTRVPVIPVAMIGTEKVQPIGKRLPNIRRIGLIFGQPLDFSRYYGMEDDRLIQRAVTDEIMYELMRLSGQEYVDEYAAVVKAQLAGKGPEPVHRIEVAEEAAADVAEDIDDPRSEGTGSAGTL, encoded by the coding sequence GTGTTCTATTGGGTCATGAAGAGGATTTTTCTCGGTCCCGTTCTTAAGCTCTTGTTCCGGCCCTGGGTCAAGGGGCTGGACAATGTTCCTGAAAGCGGGGCGGCCATTCTGGCCTCCAACCACTTGTCCTTCTCTGACTCCATTTTTCTGCCCCTGATGGTTCATCGCCCGGTGATCTTCCTGGCAAAGTCCGAGTACTTCACCGGAAAAGGGCTTAAGGGCCGCCTCACTGCGCTGTTTTTCAGGTTGAGCAACCAGTTGCCGATGGACCGGTCCGGCGGGGCAGCCTCGGAGATGTCCCTGCAGGCAGGCAGGGATGTCCTGAACTCGGGAGGCCTGCTGGGTATCTATCCGGAAGGCACCCGAAGCCCTGACGCCAGGCTGTACCGCGGCAAAGTGGGCGTGGCCAGGCTTGCGCTGCAGACCCGTGTTCCGGTGATTCCGGTGGCCATGATCGGAACGGAGAAGGTCCAGCCGATCGGTAAACGGCTCCCCAACATCCGCAGGATCGGCCTCATTTTTGGCCAGCCTCTAGACTTCAGCCGCTACTACGGCATGGAGGATGACCGCTTGATCCAGCGGGCCGTCACCGATGAAATCATGTACGAACTGATGCGGCTCTCCGGCCAGGAGTACGTGGACGAGTACGCAGCGGTAGTCAAGGCCCAGTTGGCGGGCAAGGGGCCCGAGCCAGTGCACAGGATTGAGGTTGCCGAAGAGGCAGCTGCGGACGTTGCCGAGGACATTGATGATCCACGGAGCGAGGGGACCGGATCAGCGGGGACACTGTGA
- a CDS encoding class II 3-deoxy-7-phosphoheptulonate synthase: MTELTANTAPSTADPLASTAQSGAANYPGLDAWRDLPISQQPTWSNTEVFKASVKELSVVPPLVFAGEVDVLRERLAAAAQGKAFLLQGGDCAETFEAATADKISARVKTILQMAVVLTYGAAMPVIKMGRMAGQFAKPRSSNDETRDGVTLPAYRGDIVNGYDFTPESRAHDAGRMLKAYHTSASTLNLIRAFTQGGFADLRLVHQWNKGFTENPAHARYESLARDIDRAISFMDSCGADFEALKRVEFFASHEALLLDYERALTRIDSRTGLPYDTSAHFLWIGERTRELDHAHVDFLSRVRNPIGVKLGPTTSGDDALRLIDKLDPNREPGRLTFITRMGAGNIREKLPAVVERVTSSGAQVLWVTDPMHGNTVTSPNGYKTRNFDDVIDEVRGFFEVHQALGTVPGGLHVEMTGDDVAECLGGADPIDQDAFLDRYESVCDPRLNHMQSLEMAFLVAGALSRK, translated from the coding sequence GTGACTGAGCTAACCGCGAACACCGCACCCTCCACAGCAGATCCTCTGGCCAGCACCGCTCAAAGCGGGGCAGCAAACTATCCCGGGCTCGATGCCTGGCGGGACCTGCCGATTTCCCAGCAGCCCACGTGGTCCAACACAGAGGTCTTCAAGGCCTCTGTCAAGGAGCTCTCAGTGGTGCCGCCCTTGGTCTTCGCCGGTGAAGTGGACGTTCTCAGGGAGCGCCTGGCCGCTGCTGCCCAAGGCAAGGCTTTCCTCCTGCAGGGCGGCGACTGCGCTGAGACGTTTGAGGCCGCGACGGCGGACAAGATCAGTGCGCGGGTCAAGACGATTCTGCAGATGGCAGTGGTCCTGACATATGGCGCGGCAATGCCCGTCATCAAAATGGGTCGTATGGCCGGACAGTTCGCAAAGCCACGCTCCTCAAATGACGAAACCCGGGACGGCGTGACCCTTCCCGCGTACCGCGGCGACATCGTCAACGGCTACGATTTCACTCCCGAATCCCGGGCGCACGACGCCGGCCGGATGCTCAAGGCCTACCACACGTCCGCATCCACGCTGAACCTGATCCGAGCCTTTACCCAGGGCGGATTCGCGGATCTTCGCCTGGTTCATCAGTGGAACAAGGGCTTCACTGAAAACCCGGCGCATGCGCGTTACGAATCATTGGCACGTGACATTGATCGTGCCATCAGCTTCATGGATTCCTGCGGCGCCGACTTCGAAGCACTCAAGCGCGTTGAGTTCTTCGCCAGCCACGAGGCGTTGCTGCTCGATTACGAGCGCGCCCTGACGCGCATCGATTCGCGGACCGGACTGCCGTATGACACCTCTGCACACTTCCTGTGGATCGGCGAGCGGACCCGCGAGCTCGATCACGCCCACGTGGACTTCCTGTCACGGGTGCGCAACCCCATCGGCGTCAAGCTCGGTCCCACCACCAGTGGCGATGACGCCTTGCGTCTCATTGACAAACTGGACCCCAACCGGGAGCCTGGCCGCCTGACGTTCATCACCCGAATGGGCGCCGGAAACATCCGCGAGAAGTTGCCTGCCGTCGTCGAACGCGTCACCTCATCCGGTGCCCAGGTGCTGTGGGTAACGGACCCGATGCACGGCAACACAGTTACCTCGCCCAACGGCTACAAGACCCGCAACTTCGATGACGTCATTGATGAGGTGCGTGGCTTCTTCGAGGTGCACCAGGCCTTGGGCACGGTACCGGGCGGACTTCACGTCGAAATGACCGGCGATGACGTCGCTGAGTGCCTGGGCGGTGCCGATCCCATCGATCAGGATGCCTTCCTGGACCGCTACGAGTCGGTGTGCGATCCCCGCCTGAACCACATGCAGTCCCTCGAGATGGCTTTCCTGGTGGCCGGAGCCCTCTCCAGGAAGTAG
- the pknB gene encoding Stk1 family PASTA domain-containing Ser/Thr kinase produces MVQEPTQDHLIGTTVDGRYTVRSRLARGGMSTVYLATDQRLERDVALKVLHPHLANDPTFLARLSREAKAAASLSHPHIVGVLDQGEDGHIAYLVMEYVKGHTLRDTLNEQGPLPPRLALALIDPVIEGLAAAHHSGLIHRDVKPENVLIADDGRIKVGDFGLARAISANTSTGALIGTVAYLAPELVLGQPADARSDIYSAGIMLYEMLTGKQPYAGDSPIQVAYQHVNAVVGRPSDAAPGLAEDLDELVQWCTAVDAENRPVDGAALLTELRHIRTTLTDEELDRRQTSSQHPGFLPAAGATTPLDSSGSNPTEALATTASPTELISHQSNPTTIMAAGGPGRPQAGALVPAVPGNDADGRQPGKRELKRLERQESKDRARAAATPSRPLREGNPRRRGIIWTIVIVILATLAASAGWFFGMGPGSPGTVPDVKNKTVAEAQQLLRTAGFQSEPQDVFDDDILAGLAVGTEPASGAEVRKFQPITLFVSKGAQLFPLPGLAGGTLDEAKIALNAAEMALGNVTQAFDEKVPAGVVLSQDPAKGTEVRHGTPVSLVVSKGPQPIPVPDVRGLAQDAAVKAIQDAGLTAVIAPETVNDKTVPKGAVVSQLPANGTLIRGEAVTLTVSKGPKLVKVPSFIGKQAAEAERELKKLGFKVEVNKVLGGFFGTVRDQNPVNTEVPEDSVVTLTVV; encoded by the coding sequence ATGGTGCAAGAACCAACGCAGGACCACCTCATCGGGACCACCGTGGACGGCCGGTACACCGTCCGTTCCCGTTTGGCGCGGGGCGGAATGTCCACTGTTTACCTGGCCACGGACCAGCGCCTCGAGCGCGACGTTGCCCTCAAAGTCCTGCACCCGCACCTGGCCAACGACCCCACATTCCTGGCGCGTCTGAGCCGTGAAGCCAAGGCAGCCGCGAGCCTCTCCCACCCCCACATTGTGGGGGTGCTGGACCAAGGCGAGGACGGACACATTGCCTACCTGGTGATGGAGTACGTCAAGGGGCACACCCTTCGCGATACCCTCAACGAACAGGGACCCTTGCCGCCACGCCTTGCATTGGCCCTGATAGATCCCGTCATTGAAGGCCTGGCTGCCGCACACCACTCCGGCCTGATCCACCGCGACGTCAAACCCGAGAACGTCCTCATAGCCGACGACGGACGCATCAAAGTGGGCGACTTCGGCTTGGCCAGGGCGATTTCCGCCAATACCAGCACCGGGGCACTGATAGGCACCGTGGCGTATCTGGCTCCCGAGCTTGTGCTCGGCCAGCCCGCAGATGCCCGTAGCGACATCTACTCTGCAGGCATCATGCTCTATGAGATGTTGACGGGTAAACAGCCTTACGCGGGAGACTCCCCCATCCAGGTTGCCTACCAGCACGTCAATGCCGTAGTGGGACGCCCTTCTGACGCCGCCCCCGGCCTTGCCGAGGACCTCGATGAGCTGGTGCAGTGGTGCACTGCCGTTGACGCGGAGAACAGGCCGGTGGATGGCGCTGCTCTGCTGACCGAACTCCGGCACATCCGCACCACGTTGACCGACGAAGAGCTGGATCGCCGGCAAACATCCTCCCAGCACCCTGGCTTCCTTCCGGCCGCTGGCGCCACAACCCCGTTGGACAGCTCGGGCAGCAACCCAACAGAAGCCCTGGCCACCACTGCCTCGCCCACGGAGTTGATCTCCCACCAGAGCAACCCCACCACCATCATGGCCGCAGGAGGCCCGGGCAGGCCGCAAGCCGGCGCTCTTGTGCCCGCCGTCCCAGGCAACGACGCCGACGGGCGACAGCCCGGCAAGAGGGAGTTGAAGAGGCTCGAACGCCAAGAGAGCAAGGATCGAGCCCGGGCCGCAGCCACGCCGAGTCGTCCGCTCCGCGAGGGCAACCCCCGGCGTCGCGGCATCATCTGGACCATCGTGATCGTTATCCTTGCAACGCTGGCGGCCTCTGCCGGCTGGTTCTTCGGGATGGGCCCGGGATCTCCGGGGACCGTGCCGGACGTCAAGAACAAAACCGTTGCCGAGGCACAGCAGCTCCTTCGCACTGCCGGTTTCCAATCGGAACCGCAGGACGTCTTCGATGACGACATCCTGGCAGGCCTGGCCGTTGGGACGGAGCCCGCCTCCGGCGCCGAGGTACGGAAGTTCCAACCCATCACGCTTTTCGTTTCCAAAGGTGCCCAGCTTTTCCCCCTGCCCGGTCTGGCAGGCGGCACTCTGGACGAAGCCAAGATCGCCTTAAATGCAGCCGAGATGGCTCTGGGCAACGTCACGCAGGCTTTCGACGAGAAGGTTCCTGCCGGCGTCGTGCTTTCCCAGGACCCGGCCAAAGGAACTGAAGTCAGGCATGGCACTCCGGTGTCCTTGGTGGTCTCCAAGGGTCCCCAACCCATTCCTGTTCCCGATGTTCGTGGACTGGCCCAGGATGCCGCGGTGAAGGCTATCCAGGACGCTGGCCTCACGGCTGTGATCGCTCCGGAGACAGTGAACGACAAGACAGTGCCCAAGGGGGCTGTGGTATCCCAGCTGCCGGCCAACGGAACGCTGATCCGCGGCGAGGCCGTGACGCTCACGGTGTCCAAGGGGCCAAAGCTGGTCAAGGTTCCCAGCTTCATTGGAAAACAGGCGGCCGAAGCTGAACGGGAGTTGAAGAAACTCGGTTTCAAAGTTGAGGTCAACAAAGTCCTGGGCGGCTTCTTCGGCACCGTCCGCGACCAAAATCCTGTCAACACCGAGGTACCGGAAGATTCAGTGGTGACGCTGACGGTTGTATAG
- a CDS encoding LysM peptidoglycan-binding domain-containing protein: MTTPRSPKRTMSMPVIAATTAALPAVVLSSLALAQPSVATPAPQPRKIPATLAAAMKAQAVNVGTVIPANAVAATLPATLRPMAPSVPDTYTIVRGDTISAIARRFNLDTAAVLQLNKLSATTLIYPGQTIKLKGTASAPAQPAPAAPSAPSATTSATVYTVVPGDTLGAIAAKHGVPLSSIFSWNGLNGSSIIYPGQKIKVSGGSAPSAPSAPAAPAPAPAPLAGTGSYTIKAGDTLSSIASRHGVSLAALMAANNNVTATTVIYPGQKLTIPGAGLQPVGDTKPLVPSTFLGFTYPPAVVSSANENKALLNASPVPSRAEMKSIVADTARRMGVSPSLALAFAEQESGFDQRAVSPANAIGTMQVIPSSGQWASDLVGRKLNLLDPYDNATAGVAIIRTLIATSKDLDTAIAGYYQGQYSVSKYGMYEDTKRYVESIKARQRTFG, encoded by the coding sequence ATGACGACGCCCCGCTCGCCGAAACGAACCATGAGCATGCCGGTAATAGCGGCAACCACGGCCGCGCTTCCCGCCGTGGTTTTGTCCTCCCTTGCCCTGGCTCAACCGTCCGTGGCAACACCGGCACCCCAACCGCGGAAGATCCCCGCCACGCTTGCCGCGGCAATGAAGGCCCAAGCTGTCAACGTGGGCACCGTCATTCCCGCCAATGCGGTTGCAGCCACCCTTCCTGCCACCCTGCGCCCCATGGCACCGTCCGTCCCGGATACCTACACGATTGTCCGCGGCGACACCATCAGCGCGATTGCCCGCCGCTTCAACCTGGACACAGCGGCCGTGCTGCAGCTGAACAAGCTCTCAGCCACCACGCTGATCTATCCGGGACAAACCATCAAGCTCAAGGGCACGGCTTCAGCGCCGGCACAGCCCGCCCCGGCTGCTCCCAGCGCGCCCAGCGCCACCACCAGCGCCACTGTATACACCGTGGTTCCCGGAGATACCCTGGGAGCCATTGCGGCCAAGCACGGCGTTCCCTTGTCCAGCATCTTCAGCTGGAACGGGCTGAACGGAAGCTCCATCATTTATCCCGGCCAGAAGATCAAGGTCAGTGGCGGATCGGCACCCTCAGCCCCGTCTGCACCGGCAGCCCCGGCTCCGGCGCCGGCACCCTTGGCCGGCACAGGTTCTTACACCATCAAGGCAGGCGACACCTTGAGTTCCATCGCTTCCCGGCACGGGGTTTCCTTGGCTGCGTTGATGGCCGCAAACAACAACGTGACAGCCACCACCGTGATCTATCCCGGTCAGAAGCTCACCATTCCCGGCGCCGGCCTGCAGCCGGTGGGCGATACCAAGCCGCTGGTACCGAGTACATTCCTCGGCTTCACCTACCCGCCGGCAGTGGTCAGCTCTGCCAACGAGAACAAGGCGCTGCTCAACGCTTCGCCGGTGCCCAGCCGCGCTGAGATGAAGAGCATCGTGGCGGACACGGCCCGGCGCATGGGAGTGAGCCCGTCCCTGGCTTTGGCCTTCGCCGAACAGGAGTCCGGCTTTGACCAGCGCGCCGTCTCCCCCGCCAACGCAATCGGCACCATGCAGGTCATTCCCTCCTCCGGACAGTGGGCATCTGATCTGGTGGGTCGAAAGCTCAACCTCCTGGATCCTTATGACAACGCCACGGCAGGTGTTGCGATCATTCGTACACTCATTGCCACCAGCAAGGACCTGGACACGGCAATTGCCGGCTACTACCAGGGCCAGTATTCGGTCAGCAAGTACGGCATGTACGAGGACACCAAGCGCTACGTCGAATCCATCAAGGCCCGCCAGCGCACTTTCGGCTAG
- a CDS encoding Rv2175c family DNA-binding protein, with protein sequence MSNVESLVSDWLPLPDVAELLEVSITKVHGLLDERALVAIRRGERNIRSIPALFVQDGHVVDSLKGTIAVLSDAGYNDEELIIWLFTPDESLRGRPIDALREGRKTEIRRRAQSLAW encoded by the coding sequence GTGAGTAATGTAGAAAGCCTTGTTTCCGACTGGCTGCCGCTGCCGGATGTCGCTGAACTTTTGGAAGTTTCCATCACCAAAGTCCATGGACTTCTGGATGAGCGTGCGCTTGTAGCCATCAGGCGGGGGGAGCGGAACATCCGCTCAATCCCCGCCCTCTTTGTCCAGGACGGGCATGTTGTAGACAGCTTGAAGGGGACCATTGCGGTTCTCAGCGACGCCGGTTACAACGACGAAGAATTGATTATCTGGCTTTTCACCCCGGACGAGTCATTGCGGGGACGTCCCATCGATGCCCTGCGCGAGGGGCGTAAAACTGAGATCAGGCGCCGCGCCCAATCTCTGGCTTGGTAG
- a CDS encoding polyprenyl synthetase family protein: MTAISLIGSEQTEFIGGVAGKLHEFLSGQQELMASVSPDVEPLIGSISNLVTGGKRLRALMCYWGWRGAGGPAGNPEIVTAGCALELFQAAALIHDDIIDRSDTRRGGPSVHKRFSQLHEVNGWALDSGRFGDAAAILTGDLCLSFSEESFTEIGARAAAGSPARRIFNVMRAEVMAGQYLDILEEVAGPVRDRAGSVARAQSIIRYKSAKYSTEHPLALGGALAGAPATLLEGYSQFSLPLGEAFQMRDDVLGVFGDPETTGKPAGDDLREGKRTVLVGFAINQAPRPEADYLDRMLGNPLLMEGEVAEIRRIIIECGALEATESLIGELSRKAFDALERLPLQDLPLTALRQLAESAVSRAA, translated from the coding sequence GTGACGGCCATTTCACTCATAGGCTCAGAGCAAACAGAGTTCATTGGCGGCGTCGCCGGCAAACTCCATGAGTTCCTGTCAGGGCAACAGGAACTGATGGCTTCTGTCTCTCCCGACGTCGAGCCGCTCATTGGATCCATTTCGAATCTCGTCACGGGCGGCAAGCGCCTCCGCGCCCTGATGTGCTATTGGGGCTGGCGGGGTGCTGGTGGCCCTGCAGGGAACCCGGAAATAGTTACCGCCGGCTGCGCCTTGGAGCTTTTCCAGGCAGCGGCCTTGATTCATGATGACATCATTGATCGTTCCGATACCCGCCGCGGTGGTCCCAGCGTGCACAAGCGGTTCAGCCAGCTCCACGAAGTCAATGGCTGGGCTTTGGACAGCGGGCGATTCGGGGATGCGGCAGCTATCCTCACAGGGGATCTTTGCCTTTCCTTCAGTGAGGAGTCCTTCACGGAGATCGGCGCCCGGGCAGCTGCGGGAAGCCCTGCCCGACGCATCTTCAATGTGATGCGCGCCGAAGTCATGGCGGGTCAGTACCTGGACATCCTGGAAGAAGTGGCCGGACCAGTCCGGGACCGCGCCGGCTCCGTTGCCCGCGCACAATCGATCATTCGGTACAAATCTGCCAAATACTCCACCGAGCACCCGCTGGCCTTGGGCGGGGCACTGGCCGGGGCCCCGGCCACCTTGTTGGAAGGTTATTCGCAGTTCTCTCTGCCCCTGGGCGAGGCATTCCAAATGCGCGATGACGTTCTGGGTGTCTTTGGAGATCCCGAAACTACCGGCAAGCCCGCCGGGGACGACCTCCGGGAAGGCAAGCGAACGGTTTTGGTTGGCTTCGCCATCAACCAAGCGCCTCGGCCGGAGGCAGATTACCTGGACAGGATGCTCGGCAACCCACTCTTGATGGAAGGCGAGGTGGCTGAGATACGGCGCATCATCATTGAATGCGGTGCGCTGGAGGCTACAGAATCGTTGATCGGCGAGTTGAGCCGCAAAGCCTTCGACGCTCTTGAACGCCTGCCCCTTCAGGACCTGCCATTGACGGCCTTGCGCCAGCTGGCCGAGTCAGCTGTCAGCCGGGCGGCGTGA
- the dinB gene encoding DNA polymerase IV: MRQEAFGGAQSAGSRPARSAGDALREMRRTSILHVDMDAFFVSVELRSRPELRGKPVIVGFPAERSVVLSASYEARATGVKSAMPMSIAMRRCPSAVIINPRHKEYYEVSARLMEIFASITDLVEPLSVDEAFLDVGGAIRRLGSPMDIGHLIRRRVHSELGITASVGIASTKFVAKIASTRCKPDGILQIDAEDSVSYLHSLPVGALWGVGGKTAEVLSRLGIRTVADVAATPLASLKKVLGASGEHVHRLSMGIDPRPVTPARLEKSIGAEETFSVDTGDEALLHRELLRLSHRTAIRLRSSGMLARTVALKLRYSDFSTVTRSRTVQTPVDSAQLIYQVAVQLLESLGTRSMSVRLVGVRAEQLEPAGQTSLQLSLDRRDDNWRAAEQALDRVSERFGSKTLLPARLLEPGKPAADT, encoded by the coding sequence GTGAGGCAGGAAGCATTCGGTGGCGCTCAAAGTGCCGGCAGCAGGCCCGCCCGCAGCGCCGGAGATGCCCTGCGGGAAATGCGGCGAACCAGCATACTTCACGTGGACATGGATGCCTTCTTTGTCTCAGTGGAACTGCGGAGTCGTCCCGAGCTGCGGGGAAAGCCGGTCATTGTGGGGTTCCCGGCGGAGCGGTCCGTGGTGCTCTCAGCCTCCTACGAGGCCAGGGCCACGGGTGTGAAGTCGGCCATGCCGATGTCCATTGCCATGAGGCGGTGCCCCTCGGCCGTGATCATCAACCCCCGGCACAAAGAGTATTACGAGGTCTCTGCCCGGCTCATGGAGATTTTCGCCTCCATCACTGACCTCGTGGAACCGCTCAGCGTGGACGAGGCCTTTCTGGACGTGGGCGGCGCAATCCGGCGCTTGGGATCGCCCATGGACATTGGCCACCTCATTCGCCGCAGGGTCCACTCGGAACTGGGTATCACGGCCTCGGTGGGGATCGCCAGCACAAAGTTCGTGGCCAAGATCGCCTCAACCAGGTGCAAGCCTGATGGCATCCTCCAGATTGACGCCGAGGATTCAGTTTCTTATCTCCACAGTCTTCCGGTGGGAGCATTGTGGGGTGTCGGGGGAAAGACCGCCGAAGTGCTGTCCCGTCTGGGTATCCGCACGGTTGCCGACGTCGCAGCTACACCGCTGGCATCGCTGAAGAAGGTCCTGGGAGCCAGCGGTGAGCACGTTCATCGCCTATCCATGGGTATAGACCCGCGCCCGGTAACTCCAGCCAGGCTGGAGAAAAGCATCGGAGCGGAAGAAACGTTCTCCGTTGATACCGGGGATGAGGCCTTGCTGCACAGGGAGTTGCTGCGCCTTTCGCATCGCACTGCCATCCGGTTGAGGAGCTCAGGCATGCTCGCAAGGACTGTGGCGTTGAAGCTTCGATATTCTGACTTCTCCACCGTCACCCGGAGCCGCACTGTTCAGACCCCCGTGGACAGCGCCCAACTGATTTACCAAGTGGCCGTACAACTCCTCGAGTCCCTGGGCACACGATCCATGAGTGTTCGATTGGTAGGGGTGCGCGCCGAGCAGTTGGAGCCGGCGGGCCAGACGTCCCTGCAGCTGAGCCTTGATCGACGGGATGACAACTGGCGGGCGGCCGAACAGGCACTGGACCGGGTCTCGGAGCGTTTTGGGTCCAAAACCCTGCTCCCGGCCCGGCTGCTGGAGCCCGGCAAGCCTGCGGCGGACACGTGA
- a CDS encoding DUF3040 domain-containing protein — MPLSEHEQKLLEQLEKQLHEDDPKFANTMGSDPIRSWSTRHVIIGVLGAIAGILLLLVGVSLQAIPVGVLGFVVMGAGVYFATLRGAAFGKAGKGKPGKGKAKSSFMSNLEERWDERRRDDH, encoded by the coding sequence ATGCCCCTCTCGGAGCATGAACAGAAGCTGCTTGAGCAACTGGAAAAGCAACTTCATGAGGACGATCCGAAGTTCGCCAACACCATGGGTTCGGATCCCATCCGCAGCTGGTCTACCCGGCATGTGATCATTGGTGTGCTCGGTGCCATTGCCGGTATCCTGCTCCTGCTTGTTGGTGTCTCGCTGCAGGCCATTCCGGTGGGAGTGCTCGGTTTCGTCGTCATGGGTGCTGGCGTCTATTTCGCTACGTTGCGTGGCGCGGCTTTTGGCAAAGCCGGCAAGGGCAAACCCGGAAAAGGCAAAGCGAAGAGTTCATTCATGAGCAACCTGGAAGAACGGTGGGACGAGCGGCGTCGCGACGACCACTAG